A window from Macaca fascicularis isolate 582-1 chromosome 20, T2T-MFA8v1.1 encodes these proteins:
- the CARHSP1 gene encoding calcium-regulated heat-stable protein 1 isoform X2: MSSEPPPPPQPPTHQASVGLLDTPRTRERSPSPLRGNVVPSPLPTRRTRTFSATVRASQGPVYKGVCKCFCRSKGHGFITPADGGPDIFLHISDVEGEYVPVEGDEVTYKMCSIPPKNEKLQAVEVVITHLAPGTKHETWSGHVVSS, encoded by the exons ATGTCATCTGAGCCTCCCCCACCACCACAGCCCCCCACCCATCAAGCTTCAGTCGGGCTGCTGGACACCCCTCGGACCCGCGAGCGCTCGCCTTCCCCTCTGCGGGGCAACGTGGTCCCAAGCCCACTGCCCACTCGCCGGACGAGGACCTTCTCAGC GACGGTGCGGGCTTCACAGGGCCCCGTCTACAAAGGAGTCTGCAAATGCTTCTGCCGATCCAAGGGCCACGGCTTCATTACCCCAGCTGATGGTGGCCCCGACATCTTCCTGCACATCTCTGA TGTGGAAGGGGAGTATGTCCCAGTGGAAGGCGACGAGGTCACCTATAAGATGTGCTCCATCCCGCCCAAGAATGAGAAGCTGCAGGCTGTGGAAGTCGTTATCACCCACCTGGCACCAGGCACCAAACATGAGACCTGGTCCGGACATGTCGTCAGTTCCTAG
- the CARHSP1 gene encoding calcium-regulated heat-stable protein 1 isoform X1 — protein MEGNVARPAWRCCVNLWLVLGLCGFQGPFYLGSADPPRLSAHVPAVLPGWGSAALGTGMDQLGVSVCLQRRNPGALRSAMSSEPPPPPQPPTHQASVGLLDTPRTRERSPSPLRGNVVPSPLPTRRTRTFSATVRASQGPVYKGVCKCFCRSKGHGFITPADGGPDIFLHISDVEGEYVPVEGDEVTYKMCSIPPKNEKLQAVEVVITHLAPGTKHETWSGHVVSS, from the exons ATGGAGGGCAATGTGGCTAGGCCAGCCTGGCGCTGCTGCGTCAACCTCTGGCTCGTTCTCGGCCTCTGTGGCTTCCAGGGACCCTTCTACCTGGGCTCAGCTGACCCGCCCCGCCTCTCGGCCCACGTGCCGGCAGTTCTGCCAGGCTGGGGCTCAGCTGCGCTGGGGACTGGGATGGATCAGCTCGGTGTCTCTGTCTGTTTACAGAGAAGGAACCCAGGTGCACTGAG GTCAGCCATGTCATCTGAGCCTCCCCCACCACCACAGCCCCCCACCCATCAAGCTTCAGTCGGGCTGCTGGACACCCCTCGGACCCGCGAGCGCTCGCCTTCCCCTCTGCGGGGCAACGTGGTCCCAAGCCCACTGCCCACTCGCCGGACGAGGACCTTCTCAGC GACGGTGCGGGCTTCACAGGGCCCCGTCTACAAAGGAGTCTGCAAATGCTTCTGCCGATCCAAGGGCCACGGCTTCATTACCCCAGCTGATGGTGGCCCCGACATCTTCCTGCACATCTCTGA TGTGGAAGGGGAGTATGTCCCAGTGGAAGGCGACGAGGTCACCTATAAGATGTGCTCCATCCCGCCCAAGAATGAGAAGCTGCAGGCTGTGGAAGTCGTTATCACCCACCTGGCACCAGGCACCAAACATGAGACCTGGTCCGGACATGTCGTCAGTTCCTAG